The proteins below come from a single bacterium genomic window:
- a CDS encoding MFS transporter, whose product MPGSALTYSKSEINTGLRGFFNWIVFMGGYWQTTLASSPIFIGFVLALGASESTPSNFICFLYLTGLIQIISHLVTNRFKNKKWLVIIFGAMEGLILTLIIVLSMSISRDSLIRIIPLIIMMSAAFSHIVNPLLNAWYGALIPDSIRASYIGRRIMMSQIAGIVSLTVAGKVVDVMSGLNGFYLVFGIGIAMVVAAYFSLSPVRFPAEVSRKPLSFGDIISIAKNDRQFIIFSLCYGAWSIGYYNALPNLNVLLIRQLHLSYSRVAFYQNCQFFFMLVGYALWPRYIQKFGTRPTMSLSLVPLIFIPLIWLTVESFNHQLLIPVMMVYGIGISGVILGASTHLFTIIPKDERSPAYLVCWSVIVFLSMAIGPKLGAGIMEMSEQVRFTVWHFTIMNIKLALIAVSVFYFIAFVLLGRLRGKKPVPATVLVDQIFRHNPISLAYNLFVLEKSTHEEPRADAIEKLGRSGGAMALDSLINSLTDISPVVRRQAASSIGEVMHPEAVGPLARFVRDPESDIRGEAASSLGRIDTPESRKAVWGALSDTNPGVRAAAIQALGNFSGAEVDEKLIDMVKTVKDPVTFTALADTLARRGTLDAVEYILRSREMFASQRIRKQTLNAVAEMLGMVNDFYPMISQGATHAVASLEEYLERTLVLLEKSRSPIVPELIPPVEGMLTAFAGNDTAAFLERSSEFALGIQSKGYEQPRVRASIRAIDTFVRSKTDKRETHFAGKAFLAVCARVIIDEILKERNGK is encoded by the coding sequence ATGCCCGGCTCTGCGCTTACATATTCCAAATCCGAGATCAACACCGGTCTCAGGGGGTTTTTCAACTGGATCGTCTTCATGGGCGGCTACTGGCAGACAACGCTCGCCAGCTCCCCCATATTCATCGGGTTTGTGCTTGCGCTCGGCGCAAGCGAATCCACGCCTTCGAATTTCATCTGTTTTCTCTACCTCACCGGGCTCATCCAGATAATCAGCCATCTTGTCACCAACCGTTTTAAAAACAAGAAATGGCTCGTCATAATTTTCGGCGCCATGGAAGGGTTGATCCTCACCCTGATCATCGTGCTGTCGATGTCGATCTCGCGCGACTCGCTGATACGGATCATTCCGCTCATCATCATGATGTCCGCCGCATTCTCCCATATCGTCAATCCGCTCCTCAACGCATGGTACGGGGCTCTCATACCGGACAGCATCCGCGCTTCCTACATCGGGCGAAGGATCATGATGTCCCAGATTGCCGGGATAGTCTCGCTCACCGTCGCGGGGAAGGTCGTGGATGTCATGAGCGGCCTCAACGGATTTTATCTTGTTTTCGGAATCGGCATAGCCATGGTGGTCGCCGCGTATTTCTCCCTCAGCCCTGTCCGGTTTCCCGCCGAAGTGAGCAGGAAACCGTTGAGCTTCGGGGATATCATCAGCATCGCTAAAAACGACAGGCAGTTCATCATCTTCAGCCTCTGTTACGGCGCATGGAGCATCGGATATTACAACGCCCTTCCCAATCTCAACGTCCTCCTGATCAGGCAGCTCCACCTGTCCTACTCTCGGGTGGCGTTTTATCAGAACTGCCAGTTTTTCTTCATGCTTGTCGGATATGCGCTCTGGCCGCGCTATATCCAGAAATTCGGCACCCGTCCGACCATGAGCCTCAGTCTCGTACCGCTCATATTCATCCCGCTCATCTGGCTCACCGTCGAATCGTTCAATCACCAGCTCCTTATCCCGGTCATGATGGTGTATGGGATCGGCATATCGGGGGTCATTTTAGGCGCGAGCACGCATCTTTTCACCATCATTCCGAAAGACGAGCGTTCACCCGCCTACCTTGTGTGCTGGTCGGTGATCGTGTTTCTCTCGATGGCGATCGGCCCCAAACTCGGCGCAGGAATCATGGAAATGTCCGAACAGGTCCGTTTTACCGTCTGGCACTTCACCATCATGAACATAAAGCTCGCGCTGATTGCGGTCAGCGTGTTCTATTTCATCGCGTTCGTGCTGCTTGGACGGCTCCGCGGGAAGAAACCCGTTCCGGCCACCGTGCTCGTCGACCAGATTTTCCGGCACAATCCCATTTCTCTTGCCTATAACCTGTTCGTGCTCGAAAAGTCGACCCACGAGGAGCCGAGAGCGGACGCCATCGAGAAACTCGGCAGGTCGGGCGGAGCCATGGCGCTCGATTCGCTCATCAACTCGCTGACCGATATCAGCCCTGTCGTCCGCCGTCAGGCGGCATCGAGCATCGGTGAGGTAATGCATCCCGAGGCTGTGGGCCCGCTCGCCCGTTTTGTCCGCGACCCCGAATCGGATATCAGGGGCGAGGCGGCTTCTTCGCTCGGCAGGATCGACACACCGGAATCGCGCAAGGCAGTGTGGGGTGCTCTCAGCGACACGAATCCGGGCGTTCGTGCGGCGGCAATACAGGCGCTCGGGAATTTTTCGGGCGCCGAGGTCGACGAGAAGCTCATTGACATGGTGAAGACGGTAAAAGATCCGGTCACCTTCACCGCGCTTGCCGACACCCTTGCGCGGAGGGGAACACTCGATGCGGTGGAATATATTCTCCGCAGCCGGGAGATGTTCGCTTCACAGAGGATACGAAAACAGACCCTCAACGCCGTCGCGGAGATGCTCGGTATGGTGAACGATTTTTACCCGATGATCTCCCAGGGAGCCACTCACGCTGTTGCATCCCTGGAAGAATACCTCGAACGGACGCTCGTTCTGCTTGAAAAAAGCCGCAGTCCCATCGTACCCGAACTGATACCCCCGGTCGAGGGTATGCTCACCGCCTTTGCCGGGAACGATACGGCTGCTTTTCTCGAACGGTCGTCCGAGTTCGCCCTCGGCATACAAAGCAAAGGGTATGAGCAGCCGAGAGTCCGGGCATCGATACGGGCGATAGATACCTTCGTCCGGTCGAAAACGGATAAAAGGGAAACGCATTTTGCCGGAAAAGCCTTTCTCGCCGTCTGCGCCCGTGTGATCATCGACGAGATTCTGAAGGAGAGGAACGGGAAATAG
- a CDS encoding DUF3467 domain-containing protein, which produces MSQQTESPQQNRQVRIEITDDVADGIYANIAFIATNNSEFVLDFGRFLPGNSRGKVVTRVVMNPMNAKGFLKSLSDSVERFEKQFGTISPESTTKNIGFTIDSDKEEKKKKSE; this is translated from the coding sequence ATGAGCCAGCAGACCGAGAGCCCACAGCAGAACCGTCAGGTCAGGATCGAGATAACCGATGATGTGGCGGACGGTATCTATGCGAACATAGCGTTCATCGCGACCAACAACTCGGAGTTCGTCCTCGATTTCGGACGGTTTCTGCCGGGTAATTCGCGGGGAAAAGTGGTCACAAGGGTTGTCATGAATCCCATGAATGCCAAGGGATTCCTCAAGTCGCTGTCCGATTCCGTGGAACGGTTCGAGAAGCAGTTCGGCACCATTTCACCGGAGAGCACGACGAAAAATATCGGCTTTACCATCGATTCAGATAAGGAAGAGAAAAAGAAAAAATCGGAGTAG
- a CDS encoding nitroreductase family protein: MNIKNLPLVLLIFLLFPVIASAQEVIPLPDPKIRGELMKALNNRATLKKFSTKELSMQTLSEVLWAAFGVNDKRTGRRTAATAFTVREMLLYALTKDGVFLYDAPKQALIKITGEDVRKLVSTQEYAVNVPLHIIYVADYNISKARYPVWGQPSMEEYSTMHTGLIAQNVYLYCAAHGMGAVIRDVGGEKLREKLGLDPNQKIIVSQAVGYPGSSK, translated from the coding sequence ATGAATATAAAAAACCTGCCGCTGGTTTTACTGATTTTCCTGCTGTTCCCCGTCATCGCTTCGGCTCAGGAGGTCATTCCGCTCCCCGATCCGAAAATCCGCGGAGAGCTCATGAAAGCTCTGAACAACCGTGCCACGCTTAAAAAGTTCAGCACGAAGGAGCTGTCGATGCAGACCCTGTCCGAGGTTCTGTGGGCGGCATTCGGTGTCAACGATAAACGTACCGGGCGGAGAACCGCGGCCACGGCGTTCACTGTCAGGGAAATGCTCCTGTATGCGCTGACGAAGGACGGCGTATTTTTGTACGATGCCCCGAAACAGGCCTTGATAAAGATAACCGGCGAGGATGTGCGGAAACTTGTCTCCACACAGGAATATGCTGTGAACGTTCCCCTCCATATCATCTATGTCGCCGATTACAATATTTCGAAGGCACGGTATCCGGTATGGGGACAACCGTCCATGGAAGAGTACTCGACCATGCATACGGGGCTGATCGCGCAGAACGTTTATCTTTACTGTGCGGCGCATGGGATGGGTGCGGTGATACGGGATGTGGGCGGAGAAAAGCTCCGTGAAAAACTCGGGCTCGATCCGAACCAGAAAATAATTGTATCGCAGGCTGTGGGTTATCCGGGGAGCAGTAAATAG
- the smc gene encoding chromosome segregation protein SMC produces the protein MKLKRLEIFGFKSFAKKLDLRLEGGITAVVGPNGCGKTNVIDSIRWVLGEQRPTQIRLDRMEDVLFKGSDSRRQLGIAEVSLTLDNEDRRLPLDMPEITITRRLFRTGESDYMINRTSCRLSDINDLFMDTGMGTDSYSMFEQNMINSILSDKTEDRRHIFEEAAGVTKYKARRKSALGKLAGIEDDLNRVGDIIAELERRVDSLKRQASKAERYRKLKTDIRERTISIAAFELGKLGETAKEARNSLAGVQETSESMKTRTSQLSAESEQLSLDIVTMEKELEEIAGVFTANLTAMGEKEKELARLGSRIEFLGERAEHSREESRRVASSLEKLAESHGRMAEDLAAVRERLDVVNRDSGKLIEHYRVFEARVSEKSGEYGKIEQEYRRVEHVQAEQRSSLETVKVWGESGRKRLAEIGERSAELEKTIASADSELSRIYAEMELAKDWTAGIDERLGELKTSLEVVTASLEEADTGIRVLREEQTKLRTEHDFLAEIARTYAGYSEGVRNAADPKRRENGVLGVLGDVIAADETYVRAIETALEDRLQNVLVDTGGHAVEGIRFLSEGELGRATFLPVDRPGNAPEYRVPEAKGVIGPAADLVRTEARFRPLVARLLAGVIVVDSLQTAVGLQRRNDGMTFVTLAGEKAGPLGDIAGGRTGGEGSSSNIGRTERLESRAAELEKNAAELETSIENRELLANEADYIRATIREQEKVREDITRQVQGLESSRAHAEAKKDAAAEMLSNLNAEAERIKESFAGFTAEIATLESDISLKGGELLKLRERLQVISGELDGLKTELEERRSEVNEYTVERAALTEKKASLERETKTIQERREALAQSSTRILGEIEETEQESLEAGRLKSVIREDIEKFSAEHTRIKARKDETERRHAGLLTKRSELERDLQNLRREMVELSRRESSYTLQIEQASMRTKAIYERLGDEFFVRPEDMPEPDFDHDFDPEQERLLLEDLRRKVQAIGDVNLAAEADYLEEKKRLDFLTGERDDLVEARKTLTETIMKINKIARQRFLETFELISINFQKTFQEFFDGGVCNLELEQDEDPLEAKILISARPPGKNIRSINLLSSGERALTAISLLFAIYQVKPSPFCILDEVDAPLDDANIDRYLRVIRHFSKTTQFIMVTHNKKTMASADNLYGITMEEPGLSSLVSVRLSRVDSVDEDSGKEKTEEVSVE, from the coding sequence ATGAAACTCAAACGGCTCGAGATTTTCGGCTTCAAATCATTCGCTAAAAAGCTCGACCTCAGGCTCGAGGGCGGCATCACCGCCGTTGTCGGCCCCAACGGGTGCGGCAAAACGAACGTCATCGACTCCATCCGCTGGGTGCTCGGCGAGCAGCGCCCGACGCAGATTCGTCTCGACCGCATGGAGGATGTGCTCTTCAAGGGCTCCGACAGCCGCCGCCAGCTCGGTATCGCCGAGGTGAGCCTCACACTCGACAACGAGGACCGGCGACTGCCCCTCGACATGCCGGAGATCACCATCACCCGCAGGCTTTTCCGCACCGGCGAATCCGACTACATGATCAACCGCACTTCCTGCCGCCTTTCCGACATCAACGATCTCTTCATGGACACCGGCATGGGCACCGACTCCTACAGCATGTTCGAGCAGAACATGATCAACTCGATCCTCTCCGACAAGACCGAAGACCGCCGCCATATCTTCGAGGAAGCCGCCGGGGTCACCAAGTACAAGGCCCGGAGGAAATCTGCCCTCGGCAAGCTCGCGGGCATCGAGGACGACCTCAACCGCGTCGGGGATATCATCGCCGAGCTCGAACGCCGCGTCGATTCCCTCAAGCGCCAGGCATCCAAGGCGGAACGGTACCGCAAGCTCAAGACGGATATCAGGGAGCGCACGATTTCCATTGCCGCTTTCGAGCTCGGGAAGCTCGGGGAAACAGCAAAGGAGGCCAGAAACAGCCTCGCCGGTGTGCAGGAAACCTCGGAATCCATGAAGACCAGAACATCGCAGCTCTCAGCCGAAAGCGAGCAGCTTTCCCTCGACATCGTGACCATGGAGAAGGAGCTCGAAGAGATTGCCGGGGTATTCACCGCCAATCTCACCGCCATGGGCGAGAAGGAAAAGGAGCTTGCTCGTCTCGGGTCACGGATCGAGTTCCTCGGCGAGCGCGCCGAACATTCCCGCGAGGAGTCGCGGCGTGTGGCATCATCCCTCGAAAAGCTCGCGGAAAGTCATGGCCGCATGGCCGAGGACCTTGCGGCGGTCAGGGAACGGCTCGATGTCGTGAACCGTGACTCGGGCAAGCTCATCGAACATTACAGGGTTTTCGAGGCCCGTGTCAGTGAAAAGAGCGGGGAATACGGGAAGATCGAACAGGAATACCGCCGTGTTGAGCACGTGCAGGCCGAACAGCGGTCGTCGCTCGAAACGGTGAAGGTGTGGGGCGAAAGCGGGCGGAAACGGCTCGCTGAAATCGGCGAGCGGTCCGCGGAGCTCGAAAAAACCATTGCATCCGCCGACTCCGAGCTGAGCCGCATCTACGCCGAGATGGAGCTCGCAAAGGACTGGACCGCCGGAATCGACGAGCGGCTCGGGGAGCTGAAAACGTCCCTCGAAGTCGTCACGGCTTCGCTCGAAGAAGCCGACACCGGGATCAGGGTTCTCCGCGAGGAGCAGACAAAACTCAGGACCGAGCACGATTTTCTCGCCGAAATCGCGCGAACCTATGCCGGATACTCGGAGGGCGTGCGGAACGCGGCTGACCCGAAACGGCGCGAGAACGGGGTGCTCGGCGTGCTCGGCGATGTTATCGCAGCCGATGAAACGTATGTGCGGGCAATCGAGACAGCGCTCGAGGACAGGCTCCAGAACGTCCTCGTGGATACTGGCGGCCATGCGGTCGAAGGCATCCGGTTTCTGTCGGAAGGCGAGCTCGGCAGGGCGACATTCCTGCCGGTCGACCGCCCGGGGAATGCACCTGAGTATCGTGTGCCCGAAGCGAAGGGCGTCATCGGCCCCGCAGCCGATCTCGTAAGGACGGAAGCCCGGTTCAGGCCGCTGGTCGCGCGGCTTCTTGCGGGTGTGATCGTGGTCGATTCCCTGCAAACCGCTGTCGGGCTTCAGCGCAGGAACGACGGGATGACGTTTGTGACACTGGCGGGCGAAAAGGCTGGCCCCCTCGGCGACATAGCGGGAGGCAGAACCGGCGGCGAAGGGAGTTCATCGAACATAGGGCGCACGGAACGTCTCGAAAGCCGTGCGGCAGAACTGGAAAAAAACGCGGCGGAACTGGAAACAAGCATAGAAAACCGTGAACTGTTGGCGAATGAAGCCGACTATATACGTGCAACAATCAGGGAACAGGAGAAAGTCCGTGAGGATATTACTCGTCAGGTACAGGGACTTGAGTCTTCGAGAGCTCATGCTGAGGCAAAAAAAGACGCGGCTGCAGAGATGCTTTCCAATCTCAATGCTGAAGCCGAACGGATTAAAGAATCGTTTGCTGGTTTTACGGCAGAAATCGCAACACTTGAAAGCGATATTTCATTAAAGGGCGGGGAACTTCTGAAGCTCAGGGAACGGCTTCAGGTCATATCCGGGGAGCTTGACGGGCTCAAGACCGAGCTCGAAGAGCGCCGCTCGGAGGTGAACGAGTATACCGTCGAGCGTGCAGCCCTCACCGAGAAAAAGGCCTCCCTCGAACGTGAAACAAAAACCATTCAGGAACGGAGGGAGGCCCTCGCCCAGTCATCGACCCGCATACTCGGAGAAATAGAGGAGACAGAGCAGGAAAGCCTCGAAGCCGGACGTCTCAAGAGCGTCATACGGGAAGATATCGAAAAATTCTCGGCGGAGCACACGCGCATAAAAGCCCGCAAGGACGAGACTGAGCGCCGTCACGCCGGGCTTCTCACCAAAAGGAGCGAGCTCGAGCGCGACCTCCAGAATCTCCGGAGAGAGATGGTCGAGCTGTCACGGCGCGAGTCGTCATATACACTCCAGATCGAACAGGCTTCCATGCGGACGAAGGCCATATACGAGCGGCTCGGCGATGAGTTCTTCGTCAGGCCGGAAGACATGCCGGAGCCGGATTTCGACCATGATTTCGATCCCGAGCAGGAGCGGCTCCTCCTCGAAGACCTGCGGCGCAAGGTGCAGGCCATCGGGGACGTGAACCTGGCAGCCGAGGCCGACTATCTCGAAGAGAAAAAACGTCTCGACTTTCTTACCGGAGAACGCGACGATCTTGTCGAGGCACGCAAGACGCTCACCGAAACCATTATGAAAATCAATAAAATCGCCCGCCAGCGGTTTCTTGAAACGTTCGAGCTCATCAGCATCAACTTCCAGAAAACCTTCCAGGAATTTTTCGATGGCGGCGTATGCAATCTCGAACTCGAACAGGACGAAGACCCCCTTGAAGCCAAAATCCTCATTTCAGCACGTCCCCCGGGAAAGAACATCCGGTCGATCAACCTGCTTTCGAGCGGCGAACGGGCGCTCACCGCTATCAGCCTCCTGTTTGCCATCTATCAGGTCAAACCGAGCCCGTTCTGCATTCTCGACGAGGTCGATGCTCCTCTCGATGATGCCAACATCGACCGGTATCTCCGTGTCATCAGGCATTTTTCAAAAACGACCCAGTTCATCATGGTCACCCACAACAAAAAGACCATGGCCTCCGCGGACAACCTCTACGGTATCACCATGGAGGAGCCGGGCCTGTCGAGCCTCGTGAGCGTGCGCCTTTCGCGCGTCGATTCGGTCGATGAGGATTCCGGGAAAGAGAAAACGGAAGAGGTGTCGGTGGAATAG